In the Astatotilapia calliptera chromosome 5, fAstCal1.2, whole genome shotgun sequence genome, one interval contains:
- the LOC113022621 gene encoding leucine-rich repeat flightless-interacting protein 1: MHSVTLDSSGSPKKRSFSRGMSEDESLRSIIKETDSSSRRVTRSDSRASTLKRRSDSQQSEQDLFMGLPEMLELQASYEEAVQELRGLEVEREALLFQVDVLQDTLEGVEELLAEAQREAGQASLELEREREAKRKLESMVHSLMQEVERLKEEGNNKLSGPGEMAKATMQGHKIRNDANKVESSSSHSSKDELGAAVQRGQSEGTEEKQWRMVNKPMCHQPSLALGSLVAEDGVHQRPYENGAADGQDPLLDENDSDSISAYKDAFDETPEQDRIFPGDGDSLELPHDAENTKKSLPNNGDALNSEVEGTKNNESCILS, translated from the exons ATGCACTCGGTCACGCTGGACAGCAGTGGTTCACCGAAGAAGCGCTCGTTTTCTCGGGGAATGAGCGAGGACGAGTCTCTGCGCAGTATTATTAAAGAG ACTGACAGCTCCTCCAGACGTGTGACAAGAAGCGACAGCAGAGCGAGCACCCTGAAGAGGAGGAGTGACAGCCAG caATCTGAGCAGGACCTCTTCATGGGACTACCAGAAATG CTAGAGCTGCAGGCCAGCTATGAAGAGGCTGTGCAAGAGCTGCGTGGGCTGGAGGTCGAGCGAGAGgctctgttgttccaggtggACGTCCTGCAGGACACGCTGGAGGGTGTAGAGGAGCTGCTGGCTGAAGCCCAGAGAGAAGCTGGACAGGCTAGTTTG GAGTTGGAGCGAGAGAGGGAGGCCAAAAGGAAACTGGAGAGCATGGTGCACTCTTTGATGCAAGAAGTGGAAAGATTAAAAGAG GAAGGGAATAACAAACTATCAGGACCAGGTGAGATGGCTAAAGCAACAATGCAGGGACACAAAATAAGAAATGATGCCAACAAAGTCGAGAGCTCCTCCTCTCACAGCAGCAAAGATGAATTGGGAGCTGCAGTGCAAAGAGGACAGAGTGAGGGCACAGAGGAGAAGCAATGGAGAATGGTAAATAAGCCCATGTGTCACCAGCCTTCTCTTGCACTGGGCAGCCTGGTCGCTGAGGATGGGGTCCACCAGAGACCTTATGAAAACGGGGCAGCAGATGGACAAGATCCCCTGCTGGATGAAAACGACTCGGACAGCATAAGTGCCTACAAGGATGCATTCGATGAGACTCCAGAGCAGGACAGGATCTTTCCAGGTGACGGAGACAGTTTGGAGCTGCCCCACgatgcagagaacacaaagaaGAGCCTGCCTAATAATGGAGACGCCCTCAACAGTGAGGTCGAAGGCACCAAAAACAATGAAAGCTGCATTTTGTCTTAA